ATTAGTACCATGAAGAAAAAAGATGAATCGAAGTATGAGACAATTATTCAGGCAGCGATACAGATTATCGTGACTGAAGGGGCGGCTAGTTTATCAACAACGAAGGTCGCCAAGGCCGTTGGTATCTCGCAATCCAACATCTATATTTACTTTAATAATAAGGCTGATATGCTAACGCAAGTCTTTGAACATGAGCAAGCAGTTATGCGTGACATGTTGGTCACATCAATAACGACTGAGCCGACTCTGGCTGGGAAGGTGCGTGTCTGGT
The DNA window shown above is from Desertibacillus haloalkaliphilus and carries:
- a CDS encoding TetR/AcrR family transcriptional regulator — its product is MKKKDESKYETIIQAAIQIIVTEGAASLSTTKVAKAVGISQSNIYIYFNNKADMLTQVFEHEQAVMRDMLVTSITTEPTLAGKVRVW